The Mycobacterium sp. EPa45 genomic interval GGATGTATCCGCCCGGCACCGCGCCCTCATCGAGGGCGGACAGGGTGGCCTGCACCGCTCCACAGCTGTCGTGTCCGAGGACGGCGATCAGCGGCACGTTGAGCACGCCGACCGCGTACTCGATGGAGCCGAGCACCGCCGAGTCGATGACGTGGCCGGCGGTGCGCACCACGAACATGTCGCCGAGGCCTTGGTCGAAGATGATCTCGGCGGCGACCCGGCTGTCGGCACACCCGAAGATGACCGCGGTGGGGGTTTGACCTGCCGCCAACCGAGCGCGGTCCTCGATGCTCTGGCTGGGATGCTGTGGCTGGCCGGCGACGAATCGCTCGTTACCCTCTTTGAGTGCCTTCCATGCGGTTATCGGGCTGGTGTTCGGCATGGCCAACATTCTGCCTTGTCTTGCGCCCCGGGATTCTATGAGTCCCCTTAGTGCTGAACTCGTCGACTGGTACGGGCGCGCGCGGCGTGACCTGCCGTGGCGCAAACCCGATGTGACGGCGTGGCAGATCCTGGTCAGTGAGTTCATGCTGCAGCAGACTCCGGTTGCCCGAGTGGCGCCGATCTGGCGGGACTGGATCGCCCGCTGGCCGACACCGTCGGCGACGGCGGCGGCCAGTGCCGCCGATGTACTCCGCGCCTGGGGCAAGCTGGGCTACCCCCGGCGGGCCAAGCGACTGCACGAGTGCGCTGTCGCGATCGCCACCGACCATGGCGACCGGGTGCCCGACGACGTCGAGGTGCTGCTGACGCTGCCCGGCGTCGGCTCCTACACCGCCCGAGCGATCGCCTGCTTCGCGTATCAGCAGAACGTTCCGGTGGTGGACACGAACGTTCGGCGCGTGGTGGCACGAGCCATCCACGGTCTGGCCGATGCCCAAAGTCCCTCTGCGACACGCGATATGGCCGACGTGGCGGCGCTATTGCCCGACGATCCGACGGCGCCGATGTTCTCGGCGGCGCTGATGGAGCTCGGCGCGACCGTCTGCACAGCGCGAGCACCCAAGTGCGGTGTCTGTCCGCTGTCCGTGTGCGCGTGGCGGACGGCCGGGCATCCGCCGGCCACCACCGCGCCGCGGCCGGCGCAGCGTTATGCGGGTACCGATCGGCAGGTGCGGGGCAAGTTGCTGGATGTGTTGCGCACCAGCACATCCCCGGTGCCGCGAGAGCAGCTGGATGTGGTGTGGCTGACCGATACCGCGCAGCGCGACCGCGCACTGGATTCGCTTCTGGTGGACGGGCTGGTGGAACAAACCGCCGACGGCCGGTTCGCCTTGGCCGGTGAAGGCGATCAAGCGGAGCGGGCGAAGCGGCGCCGGTAGTCCGAGGGCGTGACGCCGACGATGCGACGGAAGTGGTGTCGCAACAGCGTTGCATTGCCGAATCCGGCCCGCTCGGCGATGCGGTCGACGTCCAGGTCGGTCTCCTCGAGCATCCGCCGGGCATAGAGCACCCGCTGATCGGTCACCCACTGCATCGGGGTGGTGCCGGCTTCCTCGACGAAGCGCCGCGCGAACGTCCGCGCCGACATATTGGCCCGCCGGGCCATGCTCGCCACGGTGTGCGGCTTGTCGAGGTTGGAAAGTATCCAATCTAGTTGCGGTGCAAAGCCTTCCGAACATCGCGCCGGAATGGGTTGCTCGATGTACTGGCGCTGGCCGCCGTCACGCTGTGGTGGCACCACCATCCGGCGGGCGATGATGTTGGTGACCATGCTGCCGAGTTCGCGGCGCACCAGGTGCAGGCACGCATCGATACCGGCGGCCGTACCGGCACTGGTCACCAGGTCGCCGTCGTCGACGAACAGCACGTTGCGATCCACGATCGCGGTGGGATAGCGCTGCGCGAGGTCGTCGGCGTGCATCCAGTGCGTGGTGCAGCGGCGCCCGTCGAGCAGGCCGGCCTCGCCCGCTACGAACGCACCGGAACACACTGTCAGGATCGTCGACCCAGACGCATGGGCGGCCCGCAACGCCTCCAGCGCCTCGGACGGGTAGGCCTCGACCGGGCCGGTGACTGCCGATACCGCCACCACGTCGGCACCCATCAGGGCATCGAAGCCGTGGTCGGGTACGAGTGAGGCGCCGACGCTGGTGCGCAGCGGCCTGCCCGGCTGCGGGCCGCACACCTTGAAATCGAAGTTGGGCACCCCGTCGGCGGCCCTGTCGATGCCGAAGACCTCGCAGACCACGCCGAACTCGAAGACCGCGACGTTCTCCAAGACCAGCGCCGAGACGCTTTTCAAAGGCATGGCAGGATTTTATCTCATACGGTCAGTACTGCCACTGTTGGCGGAATCTTATCTCGCGAAACATTACTGCCATGACCGCATTGATCGCCTTCCTGTTACTGGCCCTGCTGGCGGTCGGCGTGAGCAGACTGCGACTGCGCGCCGGCCAATTCCGCGTGAGCGCTCCGATGGTCGGTCCCCTGTTCGTCGAGGGGGGTGACGCCGACGCGCGCCGCATCAGCCACGATCTTGACGCCGTCCGCACCCGATTCGAACAACACCCGAGCTGGCCGTCGTCAGGTGTGCTCGGGGAGCGCCGCTAGGAACGACTCGACGGCGTCCCGGTATCGGTCCGGGGCGTCGTCGTGGACAAGGTGGCCCGCCCCCGGTACGTGGACATAGCGCGCCGATGACCCTGCCAGCTCGGCCATCCGCCGCATCTGACCGGGCGGCGCCACCGAGTCGCCCGCCTCGATGAGCAACACTGGGGCCCGGACCGCCTGCCACTGCTGCCAGTAGTCCCGGGTGCCCCACTGCCCGGCGATCTCGATCCAGCGGGCCGGCTGGCCGTGCAACCGCCAGCCCGTCGCCGTCCGGTCGAAGGCCTCCAGGAAATAGCGCCCCGCGACCGGGCCGAACTCCTCGAAAACCTGCTCGGCAGTGGAGTATTCGACCGGCAGCGCATGGACCCACGGCTCCCACGGGCCCGTGGTGCGGCCGACGAAGTCGGGCGCCATGTCCTCGACCACCAGAGCACTCACCAGCTCAGGCCGCTGCGCGGCCAGACACCAGGAATGCAGCCCACCCATCGAGTGGCCGATAAGCACCGCGGGTCCACCGAGCGTCGCGACGGCATCACCGAGATCGGCCACGAAGCGTTCAGTGCTGACCGGCTCGGAATCCTCGACATCGCGGCCGCGGTGCCAGGGCGCGTCGTAGGTGTACACCGACCCGAATCGGGTCAGCCACGGCACCTGCCGCGACCAGGTGGTGCCACGGCCCATCAGGCCGTGGACGAGCACCATGGGGCGTCCGTCACCACCCCGATGGGTCAGCGCCTGCGTGCTCACCGCTTCATCTTGCGCGGTCGGCCACCGGCCTGAGCGGGCGCGGTAGCCTTGCGCCATGTCCGTGGTGAAGATCAACGCAATCGAGATTCCGCCGGGTGCCGGCCCCGAGCTGGAGAAGCGGTTCGCCAACCGTGCGCACGCCGTCGACAACCAGCCCGGCTTCCTCGGCTTCCAATTGCTGCGGCCGGTGAAGGGCGAGGACCGCTACTTCGTGGTGACCACGTGGGAGTCCGAGGAGGCTTTCCAGGCCTGGGCCACCGGACCGGCGATCCACGCGCACGCCGGTGAGCGCGCCAACCCCGTGGCCAAAGGTGCCCATCTGCTCGAGTTCGAGGTTGTGTTGGACGTTGCCGGGACCGGCTCCAAGGCTTAGCGCACGCCGAGTGCGCCGGCGCGCGGTGGCCAGCGCAATAGCCGTGGCCACCGTGATCGCATCCGCCGCCGCTCTGGCAACCAGCTGCACACCGACTCCTGCGCCGCCGGCCAACGCCGGCGCGGGGGTCCGCATCGACCTCAACACCCCGCAGGGGGTGCGGGCCAAGCAGGTCATGGACATGCTGAACTCCGACTGGCCCATCGGAAACCAGAGCGTCAAGACGCTGGCCACCCCGGACCTGGTGGACCCGGTCGCCCACACCATGGACTCGCTGTGGTGGGACCGGCCCTACACGCTGGCCGGCGTCGAAGTCGGCGCCAACGTGGCCACTCTGCATATGCTGACCTCCTATGGCGCCCGCCAGGACATCGACCTGCGCATCGGGGACGACACCTTCGTCAGCCGGTTCGTGGTCACCACCGAGAAACCCAAGATCGACTCGTGGCAGGACGTCGACACCGCACTGAGCCGAACGGGGGCCCGCTACTCATGGCAGGTCTCCAAGGTCAACGACGGCCGCTGTGAGAAGGTGGCAGGCACCAACACCGCCGAACCACTGCCGCTGGCTTCGATTTTCAAGACCTATGTCCTGTACGCGGTCGAAACCGCGGTATCCGCAGGCACATTGAGGTGGGATGACAAACTCACCATCACTGCCGAATTGAAGAAGCTCGGTTCGTCGGGCTTCGACAAGCTGCCGCCCGGTTCGCAGATCACCGTCCGCGAGGCAGCGGGGAAGATGATCTCCACGAGCGACAACATGGCCACCGACATGCTGATCGGGCGTGTGGGCACCCCCGCTGTCGAAGAGGCTCTGGTGGCGGCCGGCCACCACGACCCGGCGAGCATGAAGCCGTTCCCGACGATGCGGGAGCTGTTCGCCATCGGCTGGGGCAATCCCGATGTGCGCGAACAGTGGAAGGCCACTGTGCCCGCGAACCGGGGAAGTCTGTTGCACGACGCGGACGCTCGCCCCTACGACCCCGATCCGTATCGCTCCCACACTCCCGCCTCGACCTACGGCGTGGAGTGGTACGGCAACGCCGAGGACATCTGCCGCGTGCACGCCGCCCTTCAGCACAACGCCATCGGTCCGGCCGCCCCCGTCAAGGACGTCATGTCCGAAGCCGCGGGCATCGACCTCGACCGCTCCGAGTGGCCCTATATCGCCGCGAAGGCGGGAAACCTGCCCGGCGAAATGACATTCAGCTGGTATGCCGTCGACCGAACCGGTCAGGCCTGGGTGGTCAGCTTCCAGTTCAACTGGCCCCGCTTCCACAGCGCCAACGCCGGCGGCTGGGCGATGACCATCATCAAGCAGGTCTTCGGACTACTGCCCCGCTACCGCTGATCGCAGCGTCCAGCCCGTCCCCCGGTGATGCAGGGTTGTGCTGCTGGCCGGTGAAATATCGATGCGCCAGAATGACTTTGGCGGGGCGTCCAGTGCGGTGAGGATGGCGGCGCGGATCACCGCGGGGTGGGTGACCGCGATGGTGCGGCCTGGTGCGCGGGCCAGGTCGGCCAGCCAGCCCCGCACCCGGGCGATCAGCTCGACGATGGATTCGCCGTTGTGCGGACAACTTTCGGGCTCGGTGAGCCACTGGGTGAGCTCAGCCGGCTGCACCCGATCGAGGCCCAGGCCGCGCCAGACACCGCAGCCCAGGTCGGCCAGCCGCGATT includes:
- a CDS encoding carbonic anhydrase, giving the protein MPNTSPITAWKALKEGNERFVAGQPQHPSQSIEDRARLAAGQTPTAVIFGCADSRVAAEIIFDQGLGDMFVVRTAGHVIDSAVLGSIEYAVGVLNVPLIAVLGHDSCGAVQATLSALDEGAVPGGYIRDLVERVTPSILAGRREGLTRVDEFEARHVAETGTQLLARSTLISERVAAGSLAIVGLTYHLADGKVVLREHLGDIGE
- a CDS encoding A/G-specific adenine glycosylase, coding for MANILPCLAPRDSMSPLSAELVDWYGRARRDLPWRKPDVTAWQILVSEFMLQQTPVARVAPIWRDWIARWPTPSATAAASAADVLRAWGKLGYPRRAKRLHECAVAIATDHGDRVPDDVEVLLTLPGVGSYTARAIACFAYQQNVPVVDTNVRRVVARAIHGLADAQSPSATRDMADVAALLPDDPTAPMFSAALMELGATVCTARAPKCGVCPLSVCAWRTAGHPPATTAPRPAQRYAGTDRQVRGKLLDVLRTSTSPVPREQLDVVWLTDTAQRDRALDSLLVDGLVEQTADGRFALAGEGDQAERAKRRR
- a CDS encoding GlxA family transcriptional regulator, with amino-acid sequence MPLKSVSALVLENVAVFEFGVVCEVFGIDRAADGVPNFDFKVCGPQPGRPLRTSVGASLVPDHGFDALMGADVVAVSAVTGPVEAYPSEALEALRAAHASGSTILTVCSGAFVAGEAGLLDGRRCTTHWMHADDLAQRYPTAIVDRNVLFVDDGDLVTSAGTAAGIDACLHLVRRELGSMVTNIIARRMVVPPQRDGGQRQYIEQPIPARCSEGFAPQLDWILSNLDKPHTVASMARRANMSARTFARRFVEEAGTTPMQWVTDQRVLYARRMLEETDLDVDRIAERAGFGNATLLRHHFRRIVGVTPSDYRRRFARSA
- a CDS encoding alpha/beta fold hydrolase, whose protein sequence is MVLVHGLMGRGTTWSRQVPWLTRFGSVYTYDAPWHRGRDVEDSEPVSTERFVADLGDAVATLGGPAVLIGHSMGGLHSWCLAAQRPELVSALVVEDMAPDFVGRTTGPWEPWVHALPVEYSTAEQVFEEFGPVAGRYFLEAFDRTATGWRLHGQPARWIEIAGQWGTRDYWQQWQAVRAPVLLIEAGDSVAPPGQMRRMAELAGSSARYVHVPGAGHLVHDDAPDRYRDAVESFLAALPEHT
- the mhuD gene encoding mycobilin-forming heme oxygenase MhuD; translated protein: MSVVKINAIEIPPGAGPELEKRFANRAHAVDNQPGFLGFQLLRPVKGEDRYFVVTTWESEEAFQAWATGPAIHAHAGERANPVAKGAHLLEFEVVLDVAGTGSKA
- a CDS encoding serine hydrolase, with protein sequence MCWTLPGPAPRLSARRVRRRAVASAIAVATVIASAAALATSCTPTPAPPANAGAGVRIDLNTPQGVRAKQVMDMLNSDWPIGNQSVKTLATPDLVDPVAHTMDSLWWDRPYTLAGVEVGANVATLHMLTSYGARQDIDLRIGDDTFVSRFVVTTEKPKIDSWQDVDTALSRTGARYSWQVSKVNDGRCEKVAGTNTAEPLPLASIFKTYVLYAVETAVSAGTLRWDDKLTITAELKKLGSSGFDKLPPGSQITVREAAGKMISTSDNMATDMLIGRVGTPAVEEALVAAGHHDPASMKPFPTMRELFAIGWGNPDVREQWKATVPANRGSLLHDADARPYDPDPYRSHTPASTYGVEWYGNAEDICRVHAALQHNAIGPAAPVKDVMSEAAGIDLDRSEWPYIAAKAGNLPGEMTFSWYAVDRTGQAWVVSFQFNWPRFHSANAGGWAMTIIKQVFGLLPRYR
- a CDS encoding histidine phosphatase family protein encodes the protein MSEVVRLTLVSHAMTDATAAGRFPIDEELNGRGRRQLELLDVGAADTVLCGPEIRARQTAEALGLTPAVESRLADLGCGVWRGLGLDRVQPAELTQWLTEPESCPHNGESIVELIARVRGWLADLARAPGRTIAVTHPAVIRAAILTALDAPPKSFWRIDISPASSTTLHHRGTGWTLRSAVAGQ